The following proteins come from a genomic window of Thermoproteus sp.:
- the lysX gene encoding lysine biosynthesis protein LysX translates to MKGFSQTGDVGEIDFVYDLLRLDERLLIDALKRRNASVRLVDAEELTAPDGLGRVGLIRVAGRSKVIPLAHTYESAGGISINSAQSLYISHDKYLTYLALRRAGVPTPKTVLAFGLEPALKAAEAIGYPVIVKPLDGSWGRLVNLAKSAEDLVAIVAHKKHLEPSMQEFLVQEYVEKPGRDIRVAVVAGRAVAAIYRIASTDWRTNTARGGRAEPVKIDPELEEISVRASEAVGALYSGVDVVESKEGYKVLEVNGVPEFKNVQRVTGVDVAGAIADAVLEAVKR, encoded by the coding sequence ATAAAGGGGTTTTCCCAGACGGGTGATGTCGGGGAAATCGACTTCGTCTACGACCTTCTGAGACTCGACGAACGGTTGCTAATAGACGCACTTAAGAGGCGTAACGCCTCTGTTAGGCTTGTAGACGCCGAGGAGCTGACCGCGCCTGACGGCTTGGGGCGCGTGGGGCTCATCAGGGTGGCCGGCAGATCTAAGGTGATCCCGCTGGCCCACACCTACGAGTCGGCTGGCGGCATCTCTATAAACTCAGCCCAATCCCTATATATATCTCACGATAAGTATTTAACCTACCTCGCCTTGAGGCGCGCCGGCGTGCCCACCCCCAAGACGGTGCTGGCCTTCGGCTTGGAGCCGGCTCTAAAGGCTGCCGAAGCCATAGGCTATCCAGTGATAGTCAAGCCGCTGGACGGCTCCTGGGGGAGGTTAGTCAATCTGGCGAAGTCGGCCGAAGACCTAGTTGCAATTGTAGCTCACAAGAAGCACTTAGAGCCGTCCATGCAGGAGTTCTTGGTCCAGGAATATGTGGAGAAGCCGGGGAGGGACATAAGAGTGGCCGTAGTGGCCGGGCGGGCCGTGGCGGCTATCTATAGGATAGCCTCGACAGATTGGAGGACCAACACGGCCAGAGGGGGGAGGGCCGAGCCCGTGAAGATAGACCCAGAGCTGGAGGAGATCTCGGTGAGGGCCTCCGAGGCTGTCGGCGCGCTTTACTCGGGCGTGGACGTGGTGGAGTCCAAGGAGGGCTATAAGGTGTTGGAGGTAAACGGTGTCCCCGAATTCAAAAACGTCCAGAGGGTTACCGGCGTCGACGTGGCGGGCGCCATAGCGGACGCTGTGCTGGAGGCCGTTAAGCGCTAA
- a CDS encoding phenylalanine--tRNA ligase subunit alpha, with product MALVAPIEYAILKSAARRRSLREVAAELGAKPEDLMRYVESLRARGLLDVERRQVEAYELTEEGARYAREGLPELLALRSARCEGDVCVIDVPDTAEGKIVLANLARLGLKPRGGRVEAPREDVERALRAVEERQKYLVELASGGQAPPEIYAEFSRRKLVRRVAKTELYVETRVDLSALKVAQMKTALTSEDLKSGAWREIVLKPIDASIEVPPAPAPVPHFFQEFLEYVREVMVGLGFEEVRGPVLEYEFWNFDALFQAQDHPAREVHDTFFVEWSGEMPEPPPKDLMERVGREHEAGWGYRWSPERALGLVLRSQTTATTIRALAERGEGEYKVFTIGRVFRPEHIDAKHNVEFHQLDGIVVGRGLSFKHLLGQLEQIAKALGMEEVRFKPAYFPFTSPSVEVYARHERLGWIEFGGAGIFRPEVTRPLGVEKSRVLAWGWGLDRVAMILLGIDDIRDLFTTDLNKLAEYYRRWQAFKRTVGSSGRKYTL from the coding sequence GTGGCTTTGGTCGCGCCTATAGAATACGCCATATTGAAGTCGGCGGCTAGGCGGAGGAGCCTCAGAGAGGTCGCGGCGGAGCTGGGGGCCAAGCCTGAAGACTTGATGCGGTACGTGGAGTCGCTTAGGGCCAGAGGCCTTCTGGACGTCGAGAGGAGGCAGGTGGAGGCCTACGAGCTGACAGAAGAGGGGGCTAGATATGCGAGGGAGGGCTTGCCGGAGCTCTTGGCGCTTAGGTCTGCCAGATGTGAGGGAGATGTCTGCGTCATCGATGTGCCCGACACAGCGGAGGGGAAGATCGTCCTGGCCAATTTGGCCCGCCTTGGGCTGAAGCCCCGCGGGGGCAGGGTGGAGGCGCCTCGGGAGGATGTCGAGAGGGCGCTTAGGGCCGTCGAGGAGAGGCAGAAGTACCTCGTTGAGCTGGCCTCTGGGGGGCAGGCTCCTCCCGAGATATACGCCGAGTTCTCTAGGAGGAAGTTAGTGCGTAGAGTCGCCAAGACTGAGCTGTACGTAGAGACGCGTGTGGACCTCTCGGCCTTGAAAGTGGCGCAGATGAAGACCGCCTTGACGTCCGAAGACCTCAAGAGCGGCGCGTGGAGGGAAATAGTGTTGAAGCCCATAGACGCCTCGATTGAAGTTCCGCCGGCGCCTGCCCCCGTGCCCCACTTCTTCCAGGAGTTTCTGGAATACGTGAGGGAGGTCATGGTGGGGCTTGGCTTCGAGGAGGTGAGGGGACCCGTCTTGGAGTACGAATTCTGGAACTTCGACGCTTTGTTCCAAGCGCAAGACCACCCGGCGAGGGAGGTCCACGACACCTTCTTCGTGGAGTGGAGCGGCGAGATGCCCGAGCCTCCCCCCAAGGACCTCATGGAGAGGGTCGGGAGGGAGCACGAGGCGGGGTGGGGCTATAGGTGGAGCCCCGAGAGGGCGTTGGGGCTGGTCTTAAGGAGCCAGACCACCGCCACGACCATTAGGGCTCTGGCCGAGAGGGGCGAGGGCGAGTATAAGGTCTTCACTATAGGCAGGGTCTTCAGACCGGAGCACATAGATGCGAAACACAACGTGGAGTTCCACCAGCTGGACGGGATAGTGGTGGGGAGGGGCCTCTCCTTCAAGCACCTATTGGGCCAATTGGAACAAATAGCGAAGGCCTTGGGGATGGAGGAGGTCAGGTTCAAGCCGGCCTACTTCCCCTTCACCTCGCCGTCTGTTGAGGTCTACGCGAGGCACGAGAGGCTAGGCTGGATAGAATTCGGCGGCGCCGGCATATTCAGGCCGGAGGTCACGAGGCCTTTGGGCGTGGAGAAGAGCAGAGTGCTGGCTTGGGGCTGGGGGCTCGACAGAGTCGCCATGATACTCCTGGGCATCGACGACATTAGGGACCTCTTCACGACGGACCTCAACAAGCTAGCCGAATACTACAGGAGGTGGCAGGCCTTCAAGAGAACTGTAGGTTCGAGCGGGAGGAAATACACGCTCTAG
- the coaBC gene encoding bifunctional phosphopantothenoylcysteine decarboxylase/phosphopantothenate--cysteine ligase CoaBC — MAEVEPIKGSLSGLLSDMKVVLVVTSGISLYRSIDLARLLIRHGAKVDVVMSKRAAELVSPELFKWATGGEVIYRLTGRAEHVSICAKADVLVVAPATANTIAKAALGIADGAATTCIHAALGAGARAVFVPTMNLTMYNNPALREALGRLRSWGALIVEPKVEEGKAKYPEVEEVAEAVIDATAPRDMSGMKVLVTAGSTHEHIDDIKYISTPSSGLTGVYFAREAAARGAEVTLVAGPGVKPPPGVKAVSVTSVLDMYRAVLELAPSSDLMVFAAAPLDFYVAEKASGKISSDLAEYTVRLLRAPKIAAEARRANPKALIIGFKAEYAVSEEELVRRARARMAEGGWDLVLAHDVSKMGFGTLKDYYIAIYSDGRMERLGPAHKRELARLVYTRVLSGRR; from the coding sequence ATGGCTGAAGTGGAGCCTATTAAGGGTTCTCTTAGTGGGCTCTTGTCTGATATGAAAGTTGTTCTCGTTGTCACTTCTGGTATTTCTCTCTATAGGTCTATCGACCTGGCACGTCTTTTAATTAGACATGGCGCGAAGGTCGATGTTGTCATGTCTAAAAGGGCGGCGGAGCTCGTCAGCCCCGAACTCTTCAAGTGGGCTACTGGGGGAGAGGTCATATATAGGCTAACGGGCAGGGCTGAACACGTCTCTATATGCGCCAAGGCTGACGTCTTGGTGGTGGCGCCCGCCACGGCCAACACGATCGCCAAGGCCGCTCTGGGTATCGCCGACGGGGCGGCTACGACTTGTATACATGCCGCCTTGGGGGCAGGGGCCAGGGCGGTCTTCGTGCCCACTATGAACCTCACCATGTACAACAACCCGGCCTTGAGGGAGGCCTTGGGGAGGCTTAGGTCTTGGGGGGCCCTGATTGTAGAGCCTAAGGTGGAGGAGGGGAAGGCCAAGTACCCCGAGGTGGAAGAGGTGGCGGAGGCCGTCATCGACGCCACGGCTCCCCGCGATATGTCCGGCATGAAGGTTTTGGTAACTGCAGGTTCTACCCATGAACATATAGACGACATTAAGTACATATCTACGCCGAGCTCCGGTCTCACTGGTGTGTACTTCGCTAGGGAGGCAGCGGCGAGAGGCGCCGAGGTGACGCTGGTGGCTGGCCCCGGCGTTAAGCCTCCTCCTGGCGTCAAGGCGGTGTCCGTCACGTCGGTTCTCGATATGTATAGGGCCGTGTTGGAGCTGGCCCCCTCGTCCGACCTTATGGTCTTCGCCGCAGCCCCTCTGGACTTCTATGTGGCCGAAAAGGCCTCGGGCAAGATCAGTAGCGACCTGGCCGAATATACCGTGAGGCTTCTGCGGGCGCCCAAAATTGCGGCTGAGGCCAGGAGGGCCAACCCCAAGGCCCTCATAATTGGGTTCAAAGCCGAATATGCCGTGTCTGAGGAGGAGCTGGTGAGGAGGGCCAGGGCCAGGATGGCCGAAGGCGGTTGGGATTTGGTGCTGGCACACGACGTGTCTAAAATGGGCTTCGGCACGCTTAAGGACTACTACATAGCGATATATAGCGACGGGAGGATGGAGAGGCTGGGGCCCGCCCACAAGCGGGAGCTGGCGCGTCTGGTCTACACGCGGGTGCTGTCCGGTAGGCGGTGA
- a CDS encoding ATP-binding protein: MDVFNPWWRGRLEEDPHIAKWLEQPVRWIPDIVRQIDLTPFSLHFIYGPRQVGKTTALKLLIRRLVVEEGRDPRSIFYYSCDMLSDYRELGEVLQEVIRLKRAWRVGSAVVILDEVTYPREWYRALKYFVDLGHFKNDVVIATGSVSMYAKREVEAFPGRRGDGRDYVLYPISFRKFVEVAGAGADYEAWRTRLEELLELYLQCGGMPASAVSCLSRGSPDPSADHLFISSLSSDLARLGRNEAYAKRLLRAVISRAPSPVSLNALAKDSELSTHKTAFSYLSLLENLFILKQLYWIDPYTLAEDYRKERKIHLLDPAMYRAFAQWANAPAPGPEALLEAVVAMHLARRHRVGYWRDSREIDVVVPDLGLGIEVKWGRAGRGGKVGKIEYRELSRGDVVQFLLGLAV, translated from the coding sequence ATGGACGTTTTTAACCCCTGGTGGAGAGGAAGGCTTGAGGAGGACCCCCATATAGCCAAATGGCTCGAACAGCCGGTGAGGTGGATCCCCGATATAGTCCGCCAGATAGACCTGACGCCCTTCTCTCTACACTTCATATACGGCCCCCGCCAGGTGGGCAAAACCACGGCGTTGAAGTTGTTGATCAGGAGGCTCGTCGTGGAGGAGGGGAGGGACCCCCGCTCCATATTCTACTACAGTTGCGACATGTTGAGCGACTACAGGGAGCTGGGCGAGGTGCTCCAAGAGGTGATAAGGCTCAAGAGGGCCTGGCGGGTCGGCTCCGCCGTCGTGATACTCGACGAGGTGACATACCCCAGAGAGTGGTACAGAGCGCTTAAATACTTCGTGGACCTAGGCCACTTCAAGAACGACGTGGTTATAGCCACGGGGTCTGTGAGCATGTACGCCAAGAGGGAGGTAGAGGCGTTTCCCGGACGGCGCGGAGACGGGCGCGACTATGTGTTGTACCCAATATCCTTCAGGAAGTTCGTAGAGGTGGCGGGCGCTGGTGCCGACTACGAGGCCTGGAGGACCCGCCTAGAGGAACTATTGGAGCTCTACCTACAGTGCGGCGGGATGCCCGCATCCGCTGTGAGCTGCCTCTCTAGGGGATCGCCGGACCCCAGCGCCGACCACCTCTTCATATCGTCTCTAAGCTCCGACTTGGCGCGGCTAGGCAGAAACGAGGCCTACGCCAAGAGGCTCTTGAGGGCAGTGATATCCAGAGCCCCCTCCCCCGTCTCGCTGAACGCCCTAGCCAAAGACTCGGAGCTCTCAACCCACAAGACGGCCTTCTCCTACCTCTCCCTACTCGAAAACCTATTCATCTTGAAGCAACTGTACTGGATCGACCCGTACACCCTCGCCGAGGACTACAGGAAAGAGAGGAAGATACACCTCCTAGACCCGGCCATGTATAGAGCCTTCGCCCAGTGGGCCAACGCCCCCGCGCCGGGCCCCGAGGCCCTCCTAGAGGCCGTAGTGGCCATGCACCTCGCCAGAAGGCACAGAGTGGGGTACTGGAGGGACAGCAGGGAGATAGACGTAGTGGTGCCCGACCTCGGGCTGGGGATCGAAGTCAAATGGGGCCGGGCGGGCAGAGGGGGAAAGGTGGGGAAGATAGAGTACAGAGAGCTCTCTAGAGGAGACGTCGTGCAGTTCCTATTGGGGCTGGCCGTCTAG
- a CDS encoding AAA family ATPase encodes MDFTDVMYEGMSLIYGPPGSGKTSFAIRLASRAKGQVLWISASESDELFNLALKRLNVSPKKFQFYHFPRTFRENITKYIMDHAGQYSMVVVDPIDGVVPQDSESATFVHSTLYQVAQQIPVVVTAEREHKRLKYVVDHVVKVWYRINSQGHLIRYMQLIKSRKRPPSPRYIFDIIDGVGIAWAKPVERVTAENVEYIHDERLGINTFRGAEIGVFSQNEWKLAEKIQPLLDNENSYLLVLSPFSISRRLRAPSERVVVASSFNDFMKFITKIGLGEIKPKYLIVTGLVPLDLLNPGDALDYLIAIGAVSSSIELVIFADVADSSQIRKSYVLQALNENIFV; translated from the coding sequence GTGGACTTCACTGACGTTATGTACGAAGGCATGTCTCTAATCTACGGGCCGCCCGGCAGCGGGAAGACTTCATTCGCCATAAGGCTGGCGTCTAGAGCCAAAGGGCAAGTCCTCTGGATCTCAGCCTCCGAAAGCGACGAGCTCTTCAACCTAGCCCTAAAGAGACTCAACGTGTCCCCCAAGAAGTTCCAGTTCTACCACTTCCCCCGCACCTTCAGAGAAAACATAACGAAGTACATCATGGACCACGCAGGCCAGTACTCCATGGTCGTAGTGGACCCCATAGACGGCGTGGTGCCGCAAGACTCCGAAAGCGCCACCTTCGTCCACTCTACCCTATACCAAGTGGCACAACAGATACCCGTAGTGGTCACCGCAGAGAGGGAACACAAAAGGCTCAAATACGTCGTCGACCACGTCGTCAAGGTCTGGTACCGCATAAACTCACAAGGCCACCTCATCAGATATATGCAACTAATCAAGTCCAGAAAGAGGCCGCCCAGCCCGCGCTACATCTTCGACATAATAGATGGAGTGGGAATAGCTTGGGCTAAGCCCGTGGAGAGAGTGACGGCGGAGAACGTCGAATATATCCACGACGAGAGGCTCGGCATAAATACCTTCAGGGGGGCCGAGATAGGCGTGTTTTCACAGAACGAATGGAAGCTCGCAGAGAAGATCCAGCCGCTTCTCGACAACGAGAACTCCTATCTCCTTGTGTTGTCTCCATTCAGTATATCTAGGAGGCTCAGGGCGCCCTCAGAGAGAGTGGTAGTCGCCTCCTCGTTTAACGACTTCATGAAGTTTATCACCAAAATAGGTCTAGGCGAGATAAAGCCGAAATACCTAATAGTTACAGGCCTCGTGCCTCTCGACTTGCTTAATCCGGGCGATGCCTTGGACTACCTAATAGCAATAGGCGCGGTGTCTAGCTCTATAGAGCTGGTGATCTTTGCAGATGTGGCAGATTCCTCACAAATAAGAAAAAGCTATGTACTTCAAGCCCTAAATGAAAATATTTTTGTTTAA
- a CDS encoding elongation factor EF-2, whose product MSSVVRIVEKQLDEILAIAKNPAQIRNAGTLAHVDHGKTTTSDSLLMGAGLLSPKVAGKALAMDYVEIEQLRQMTVKAANISLYFEYGGKPYLINFVDTPGHVDFTGHVTRSLRVMDGGLVVVDAVEGVMTQTETVVRQALEEYVRPVLFINKIDRLIKELRLSPQEIMQRILTIVKEFNSLIDMFAPPEFRDAWKVDPGKGQVALGSALHKWGITIPMAQKTGLKFSNIVDAYEKGYVDKLAADYPLYKTLLSMIIEHIPPPNVAQKYRIPRLWRGDLNSEVGKALLEADPNGPTVIAVSKVNVDPHAGLITTGRVFSGTIREGDEVYIIGAKSKRKVLQTYIYMGPSRIVVPYMPAGNIVALLGTDDARAGDTIVGATYSSIPPFERMKYISEPVVTVAIEPKNPADLARLVEALKEQVIEDPTLEVKIDQETGQILLSGVGTLHLEIATWLLKERTKIDFTVSQPLIRFREAVRARSEVFEGKSPNKHNRLYFYVEPLDETTIELIATREITEDMDPRDRAKILREKAGWDTDEARGIWAIDDRYFNVLVDRTSGIQYLREIRDYIVQGFRWTTEAGPLAQEPIRGLKVVLTDAVVHEDPAHRGPAQIMPATKNAIFAAILSARPTLLEPVLKLDIKVHPDYIGAVTSVLNKHRGKILDMTQEEYMAMIRAELPVLESFTISDELRAAAAGKVFWSMQFSRWSPVPEAMLTDLVKQIRKRKGLKEEIPKPTDFIEAY is encoded by the coding sequence ATGTCCAGCGTCGTCAGGATAGTTGAAAAGCAGTTGGACGAGATCTTGGCCATAGCCAAAAACCCCGCACAGATCCGAAACGCCGGCACTCTCGCCCACGTCGACCACGGCAAGACGACCACATCCGACTCTCTGCTCATGGGCGCCGGCCTCCTCTCGCCGAAGGTCGCCGGCAAGGCTCTGGCCATGGACTACGTCGAGATAGAGCAGTTGAGGCAGATGACAGTGAAGGCGGCCAACATATCGCTGTATTTCGAATACGGCGGCAAGCCGTATCTCATCAACTTCGTCGACACGCCAGGCCACGTGGACTTCACGGGCCACGTGACGAGGTCGCTTAGGGTTATGGACGGAGGCCTCGTGGTGGTGGACGCCGTAGAGGGCGTCATGACGCAGACCGAGACCGTGGTGAGGCAGGCACTCGAGGAGTACGTGAGGCCCGTCCTCTTCATAAACAAGATCGACCGCCTCATCAAGGAGCTCCGCCTATCGCCCCAAGAGATAATGCAACGCATATTGACTATAGTCAAGGAGTTCAACTCCCTAATAGACATGTTCGCCCCGCCGGAGTTCAGAGACGCCTGGAAGGTAGACCCCGGCAAGGGCCAGGTGGCGTTGGGCTCGGCGCTACACAAATGGGGAATCACAATACCCATGGCCCAGAAGACCGGCCTTAAGTTCAGCAACATAGTGGACGCCTACGAGAAGGGCTACGTCGACAAGCTGGCCGCCGACTATCCGCTATACAAGACCCTCCTCTCCATGATAATCGAACACATACCGCCGCCCAACGTGGCTCAGAAGTACAGAATACCGAGGCTCTGGCGCGGAGACCTCAACAGCGAGGTGGGCAAGGCACTGCTCGAGGCCGACCCCAATGGCCCCACCGTCATAGCGGTCAGCAAGGTCAACGTTGACCCCCACGCCGGCCTCATCACCACAGGCCGCGTCTTCTCGGGGACCATAAGGGAGGGCGACGAGGTATATATCATAGGCGCCAAGTCCAAGAGGAAGGTCCTACAGACCTACATATACATGGGCCCGTCCCGCATAGTGGTGCCCTACATGCCGGCGGGCAACATAGTGGCTCTGCTCGGCACCGACGACGCGAGGGCCGGAGACACCATAGTCGGCGCGACCTATTCCTCCATACCGCCCTTCGAGCGCATGAAGTACATATCGGAGCCCGTGGTGACTGTTGCTATAGAGCCCAAGAACCCCGCCGACCTGGCGAGGCTGGTGGAGGCCCTAAAGGAGCAAGTCATAGAGGACCCCACACTCGAGGTCAAAATAGACCAAGAGACAGGCCAGATATTGCTGTCGGGAGTCGGCACCCTGCATTTAGAGATAGCCACTTGGCTCCTGAAAGAGAGGACCAAGATAGACTTCACGGTCTCCCAGCCGCTAATTAGATTCCGCGAGGCCGTCAGGGCTAGGTCCGAAGTCTTCGAGGGCAAGTCGCCCAACAAGCACAACCGCCTCTACTTCTACGTGGAGCCGCTCGACGAGACCACTATAGAGCTGATAGCCACCAGGGAGATAACTGAGGACATGGACCCGAGGGATAGGGCCAAGATATTGAGGGAGAAGGCCGGCTGGGACACAGACGAGGCAAGAGGCATATGGGCTATAGACGACCGCTACTTCAACGTCCTCGTGGATAGGACCTCCGGCATACAGTACCTACGCGAAATTAGGGACTACATAGTGCAGGGCTTCAGGTGGACCACAGAGGCGGGGCCCCTGGCGCAAGAGCCCATAAGGGGCCTCAAGGTCGTGTTGACCGATGCGGTGGTCCACGAGGACCCAGCCCACCGCGGGCCCGCCCAGATAATGCCGGCAACCAAAAACGCCATATTTGCCGCCATACTGTCGGCCAGGCCGACCCTGTTAGAGCCCGTGTTGAAGCTCGACATAAAGGTCCATCCGGACTACATAGGCGCCGTGACGTCGGTCTTGAACAAACATAGAGGCAAGATCTTGGACATGACGCAGGAGGAGTACATGGCCATGATTAGGGCAGAGCTACCCGTCCTGGAGTCCTTCACCATAAGCGACGAGCTCCGCGCCGCCGCCGCGGGCAAGGTCTTCTGGTCCATGCAGTTCTCGAGGTGGTCGCCGGTGCCAGAGGCCATGTTGACGGACCTAGTGAAGCAGATACGCAAGAGGAAGGGGCTGAAGGAAGAGATACCGAAGCCCACCGACTTCATAGAGGCCTACTAG
- a CDS encoding argininosuccinate lyase, translating into MALYRRWIGGSGRLVAGYTSSIQDDAEIAEEVVAVMRAHVSHLVEKGVIPKADGEAVLKALGEVRAEDLLRQGYEDVHEALEDYLIGRAGPAGGWVGLGRSRNDHVAAAIRLRLLRHIDALRSVARGLMCSAARRALEYADCVMPSFTHFQPAQPITFGHYLLALYELLADFDSALAAIRPVADKSPLGSGPSGGTSAPLDRKRLAALAGFGSVAENTLYASSSRFFAGLAASVVASALAELSRFVDDFIAWASPLVGYVEPPAEHISTSSIMPHKRNPVTLEVLRARISEAIADALALLSVQEKIGYGYSLDLQEATRHLWRVFKTAEEGLEVFRSFLDGMKFNCAKAYRDASTYPTTSSDAAEALSMRGMPFREAYFKVAEAVKAGTAALPDPREAVKRPVYGSPDPEQVRASAKEKLALCQH; encoded by the coding sequence ATGGCGCTCTACAGGAGATGGATAGGGGGATCGGGCCGGCTGGTGGCCGGCTATACGTCGAGCATACAGGACGACGCCGAGATAGCAGAGGAGGTGGTGGCTGTGATGAGGGCCCACGTCTCCCATCTGGTCGAGAAGGGGGTTATCCCCAAGGCCGATGGGGAGGCCGTCTTGAAGGCGCTTGGGGAAGTGCGTGCGGAGGACCTCTTGAGGCAGGGCTATGAGGACGTCCACGAGGCTCTCGAGGACTACCTAATAGGGAGGGCCGGGCCTGCGGGGGGCTGGGTGGGACTCGGCCGTAGCAGGAACGACCACGTGGCGGCGGCCATAAGGCTTAGGCTCCTCCGCCACATAGACGCCTTGAGGAGCGTCGCGAGGGGCCTTATGTGCTCTGCGGCGAGGCGGGCGCTGGAATATGCAGACTGCGTGATGCCCTCCTTCACCCACTTCCAGCCAGCCCAGCCGATAACTTTCGGCCACTACCTCCTAGCCCTATACGAGCTGCTGGCCGACTTCGACTCCGCGCTGGCCGCCATAAGGCCTGTGGCCGACAAGTCGCCGTTGGGCTCAGGCCCCTCTGGAGGCACCTCGGCGCCTCTAGACCGCAAGAGGCTGGCCGCTCTCGCCGGCTTCGGCTCTGTGGCCGAAAATACGCTCTACGCCTCTTCCAGCCGCTTCTTCGCAGGCCTCGCTGCGTCTGTAGTGGCCTCCGCCCTCGCCGAGCTCTCCAGATTTGTCGACGACTTCATAGCGTGGGCGAGCCCCCTAGTGGGCTATGTAGAGCCCCCGGCGGAACATATATCCACAAGCAGCATTATGCCCCACAAGAGGAACCCAGTGACTCTAGAGGTCCTCAGAGCCCGCATATCGGAAGCCATAGCCGACGCCCTCGCCCTCCTGTCCGTGCAGGAGAAGATCGGGTACGGATACAGCTTGGACCTACAGGAGGCAACTAGGCACCTATGGCGCGTCTTCAAGACGGCCGAGGAGGGCCTCGAGGTCTTTAGGAGCTTTTTGGACGGCATGAAGTTCAACTGCGCCAAGGCCTATAGAGACGCCTCGACCTATCCCACTACTTCCTCCGACGCCGCCGAGGCTCTGTCCATGAGGGGCATGCCCTTCAGGGAGGCCTACTTCAAAGTGGCGGAGGCCGTCAAGGCGGGGACTGCGGCGTTGCCAGATCCCCGCGAGGCCGTCAAGAGGCCCGTATACGGCTCTCCGGACCCCGAACAGGTTAGGGCTTCGGCTAAAGAAAAACTGGCGCTTTGTCAACATTAA